From Nicotiana tabacum cultivar K326 chromosome 15, ASM71507v2, whole genome shotgun sequence, the proteins below share one genomic window:
- the LOC107793491 gene encoding uncharacterized protein LOC107793491 has translation MFCSMTYTFSDRNRLKKMVSLRFSRVVLVLLLIFLLMKDSNAHTYQVLRPKTVADEAENGFTMAGRRYLSEKEWRSLKYFQDVEKVEDKMKIKENSIKKSGGSATHDSVGNSYRGNFMALISADYHMTRQHPSKNN, from the exons ATGTTTTGTTCCATGACATATACCTTTAGCGACAGGAATAGGTTAAAGAAAATGGTGTCCTTAAGATTTAGTAGAGTTGTGCTTGTTCTGCTGCTCATTTTCCTATTGATGAAGGattctaatgctcatacttaccaag TACTTAGGCCAAAAACTGTGGCTGATGAAGCTGAAAATGGTTTTACCATGGCAGGAAGGAGATATCTGAGTGAGAAAGAA TGGAGGTCCTTGAAATATTTTCAAGACGTGGAAAAAGTTGAAGACAAAATGAAGATTAAGGAAAATTCAATCAAGAAATCAGGTGGAAGTGCAACACATGACTCTGTTGGCAATTCATATAGAGGCAATTTCATGGCTTTGATCAGTGCTGATTATCACATGACAAGACAACACCCTTCTAAGAATAATTAA